In Sulfuracidifex metallicus DSM 6482 = JCM 9184, a single window of DNA contains:
- a CDS encoding MFS transporter produces the protein MKFAKEIYIVSLMFSLAFFLRGSNNIVITSLPLYVKDYFSFNPSEIGILAATISTSMFISSGIINPYFPKCRKWIVRISSIAYGIILPLISFSTSISVWLYSAIVGLAAGMIFPNVITMSSEINDRKTKERAISLYTVALSLSLIVGPYIESVILRYYPIKEVFLFFSPFGIAVAVLSFFLKFPHSSRGTVSLSVVKSLPFILAIINNTSYDVPFAAITTFAGVLEISKGISTEMVALSFSLYFLTSFFSRMLMVVRPVNRVLIPISISLIIAFIGLLGISFSSSLFQFLLWMAILGIPHGFTYPVSLTILSRGFPDQRISAANSLFFSLMSIVAVITPLLVGYVASLVGISKSFLSLEPLVVFSLAAIAILSKRSNLGDEIYQGR, from the coding sequence GTGAAGTTCGCTAAGGAGATATATATCGTATCCCTAATGTTCTCTTTGGCATTCTTCCTTAGGGGCTCAAATAATATAGTAATAACATCATTACCACTATATGTTAAGGATTATTTCTCGTTTAATCCGTCCGAAATAGGAATATTAGCTGCTACTATATCAACGTCGATGTTCATATCAAGTGGAATAATAAACCCTTACTTCCCAAAGTGCAGAAAGTGGATAGTTAGAATATCATCAATAGCATACGGAATAATCCTTCCATTGATTTCCTTCTCTACATCTATCTCAGTTTGGTTGTACTCAGCCATAGTTGGATTGGCAGCAGGAATGATATTCCCTAACGTAATTACAATGTCGTCTGAGATCAACGACAGAAAGACAAAGGAAAGAGCAATCTCCTTGTACACGGTCGCGCTTTCATTGAGCCTAATAGTCGGACCTTATATAGAGTCAGTAATTCTGAGATATTACCCAATTAAGGAGGTATTCCTCTTCTTTTCTCCTTTCGGAATAGCCGTTGCGGTTCTATCTTTCTTCTTGAAGTTTCCTCACTCTTCTAGAGGTACAGTCTCCCTTAGCGTAGTTAAGAGTTTACCCTTCATTTTAGCCATAATAAATAATACTTCCTACGATGTGCCCTTTGCTGCCATAACTACCTTCGCAGGGGTTTTAGAAATATCAAAGGGAATATCAACAGAAATGGTAGCACTTTCGTTTTCGCTTTACTTCCTCACTTCCTTCTTTTCTAGGATGTTAATGGTAGTACGACCTGTAAATAGAGTGTTAATTCCCATATCTATATCTCTGATAATTGCGTTTATAGGACTACTTGGGATTTCGTTTTCCAGTTCTCTATTTCAATTTCTCCTTTGGATGGCTATACTTGGGATCCCACATGGATTCACATATCCAGTTTCTCTAACTATATTGAGTAGGGGCTTCCCAGATCAAAGAATATCGGCCGCAAATAGCTTATTCTTTAGCCTTATGTCAATAGTTGCAGTAATTACTCCGTTATTAGTAGGTTATGTTGCAAGTTTAGTAGGAATTTCTAAATCATTTCTATCGTTAGAGCCTCTAGTCGTATTTTCGCTAGCAGCGATCGCTATACTCAGTAAAAGGTCTAACCTTGGAGATGAGATATACCAAGGTCGATAA
- a CDS encoding deoxyribodipyrimidine photo-lyase, translating to MKCVYWFRRDLRTYDNKGLYEASQECDVIYPLVVIDKNIMEREDTSPRRAFFFLQAVNSLREKIPITVKGGDPIDEVPRFVNNLGAEAVYFNRDYGYYASKRDAEVCKRVNCVSFKDHVLVEKGELPLYKVFTPYYKKWLEIPKEKPYPEPDGKFEGRGNPVPEKEDYTVPCATEECARERVMMEDKGSTMLSPFLKVGLISERYVYWNTKSDRVKRQLCWRDFYIQLYTSNYDYLSKGMRKEIKYDNDPRLIEAWKNGETGFPIIDAAMRELNDTGWMDNRLRLLVSFILTKVMLVDWRVGALHFMKNLLDGEFVINTANWQWSAGVGVDTKPLRRYNLVKQSKIYDPQGIYIKKWVDELEGVPPEYIHEPQKMPMAVQEKIGVRIGEDYPYPVIDLNKGYEEFVRRYKSLREKDSYDLII from the coding sequence GTGAAGTGCGTATACTGGTTTCGCCGAGACCTAAGGACATACGACAATAAAGGTTTGTATGAAGCCTCACAAGAATGTGATGTAATATATCCTCTAGTAGTCATAGACAAGAATATAATGGAAAGGGAGGATACCTCACCTCGTAGAGCGTTCTTCTTCCTTCAAGCTGTAAATTCCTTGAGGGAAAAGATACCTATAACAGTTAAGGGAGGAGATCCTATAGATGAGGTACCTAGATTTGTAAACAACTTAGGAGCAGAGGCCGTTTACTTTAACAGGGACTATGGATATTATGCATCCAAGAGAGACGCTGAGGTATGTAAGCGTGTAAACTGCGTTTCATTTAAAGATCATGTGTTGGTTGAAAAAGGGGAACTCCCCTTGTATAAAGTTTTTACCCCGTACTATAAGAAATGGCTCGAAATACCAAAGGAAAAGCCATACCCAGAGCCAGATGGAAAGTTTGAAGGAAGGGGGAATCCAGTACCAGAAAAGGAGGATTATACGGTTCCATGTGCAACTGAAGAGTGTGCAAGGGAAAGAGTAATGATGGAGGATAAAGGAAGTACTATGTTGTCACCCTTTCTAAAGGTTGGTCTAATATCTGAGAGGTATGTTTATTGGAATACCAAGAGTGATAGAGTGAAAAGACAGCTATGCTGGAGAGATTTCTATATCCAGCTTTATACATCAAACTATGACTATCTGAGTAAGGGTATGAGGAAGGAAATAAAATACGATAATGATCCAAGACTAATTGAGGCATGGAAGAACGGAGAGACTGGATTTCCAATCATTGATGCTGCAATGAGAGAATTGAATGATACAGGATGGATGGACAATAGACTTAGGCTGTTGGTGAGCTTTATTCTCACTAAGGTTATGCTTGTAGATTGGAGAGTGGGAGCCCTTCACTTTATGAAAAATCTACTTGATGGGGAATTTGTGATAAATACTGCAAATTGGCAGTGGAGTGCAGGAGTTGGAGTTGACACTAAACCGCTTAGGCGATATAATTTGGTAAAGCAGTCCAAAATATATGACCCGCAGGGAATATATATAAAGAAGTGGGTAGACGAACTTGAAGGTGTACCTCCAGAGTACATACACGAGCCCCAAAAAATGCCCATGGCAGTACAGGAAAAGATAGGAGTTAGAATAGGCGAGGACTATCCATATCCAGTTATTGATTTAAATAAAGGTTATGAGGAGTTTGTTAGAAGGTACAAGTCTTTAAGGGAGAAGGACAGTTATGATTTGATAATTTAG
- a CDS encoding cytochrome C oxidase assembly protein: MMILPYLALLETALAGTNIVLGGIVEGYGYGLSLGTKWPYTKDMMQIAAKKDPEALHRIMATLVGLLSLGLLIFYPSPFTEIGFLSIVATALLGMATLYVLAGKLPSPFQGIHDIAAYTTFVSYFLLFLHGEGYFSVNVVSFLIQAIEPPHFLYFVIFMGGVVTGTRRMRAKIGDVLNHAKKLAPKAEFSPSKRPDDPNAQRKLQIAWGIHGILAVVFVIAVIILHYWLTFIFTLGVIGVGLWVYKSINRDPLKPGASIATHQFFSLLTVVAIILNSLGLLLL, encoded by the coding sequence ATTATGATACTGCCTTACCTAGCTTTGTTAGAGACCGCATTAGCAGGGACTAACATAGTCCTTGGCGGTATAGTTGAAGGATATGGTTATGGTCTTTCTCTAGGAACTAAATGGCCATACACTAAGGACATGATGCAAATAGCAGCAAAGAAGGACCCAGAGGCCCTACATAGGATAATGGCTACCCTTGTTGGATTACTCTCCTTAGGTTTATTAATATTTTACCCATCTCCTTTCACAGAAATAGGATTCCTTTCAATAGTTGCCACTGCTCTTTTAGGTATGGCAACACTTTACGTATTAGCGGGTAAGTTGCCTTCGCCTTTCCAAGGTATACATGATATAGCTGCATACACTACATTCGTCTCATATTTTCTACTGTTCCTTCATGGTGAAGGTTACTTCTCCGTAAATGTAGTAAGCTTCCTGATTCAAGCTATAGAGCCTCCTCATTTTCTATATTTCGTCATTTTCATGGGCGGCGTTGTAACTGGAACTAGAAGGATGAGAGCTAAAATAGGAGACGTTCTTAACCATGCTAAAAAGTTGGCACCTAAAGCTGAGTTCAGTCCATCCAAAAGGCCTGACGACCCTAACGCACAGAGAAAGTTACAGATTGCATGGGGCATACATGGAATTCTAGCAGTAGTATTCGTAATTGCAGTAATCATCCTACATTATTGGCTTACATTTATCTTCACTTTAGGAGTGATTGGAGTCGGTCTATGGGTATACAAATCTATAAATAGAGATCCACTTAAGCCAGGAGCGTCTATAGCTACGCATCAATTCTTCTCTCTGCTTACTGTAGTTGCAATAATACTGAATAGCTTGGGCTTACTTCTACTTTAA